In Deltaproteobacteria bacterium, the DNA window CAGTCTTTTTGCCATGGGCGGCTTGTTAACGATCGTTCACTTATTCGTCAAGAACTGGCCGTGAAAAATTTCTTGAGACATTGCCGAAGCCAGGGTCACGTAAAAGCTGCTCCGAAACACCCTTGAATTTCTGGGGATACCCCGGTTTCATTTTTTCTTGAAGACTGGAGCGAATCGCTGGCAACGTGTGGGAACACTTGGCCGGTTTCACGCAAACACGCACATCAACACGACAGGGGGATACCATGGAAAAGGCAAAGGTCTATTTTGCGGATTTCCGCACCAAGGCTTTTGGTGACGGGCTGCCGACCAAGCTCAAGAAGATGATCAAAAAGGCCGGCATTGGCGAGATCGACATGGACGGCAAGTTCGTGGCCATCAAGCTGCATTTCGGGGAACTGGGCAACATCAGCTATCTGCGGCCCAACTATTCCCGGGCCGTGGTGGACGTGGTCAAGGAACTGGGCGGCAAGCCCTTTCTGACGGACTGCAACACCATGTATCCGGGCAAGCGCAAAAACGCCCTGGAACATTTGGAATGCGCCTGGGAAAACGGGTTCACGCCCCTGACCGTGGGCTGTCCCCTGCTCATCGGCGATGGCCTCAAAGGCACGGACGACATCGCCGTGCCCGTGGTCGGCGGCGAATATGTCAAGGAGGCCAAGATCGGTCGGGCCGTCATGGACGCGGACGTGTTCATC includes these proteins:
- a CDS encoding DUF362 domain-containing protein, which encodes MEKAKVYFADFRTKAFGDGLPTKLKKMIKKAGIGEIDMDGKFVAIKLHFGELGNISYLRPNYSRAVVDVVKELGGKPFLTDCNTMYPGKRKNALEHLECAWENGFTPLTVGCPLLIGDGLKGTDDIAVPVVGGEYVKEAKIGRAVMDADVFISLTHFKGHEMTGFGGAIKNIGMGCGSRAGKTEQHSGGKAS